From a region of the Oryza sativa Japonica Group chromosome 6, ASM3414082v1 genome:
- the LOC4339862 gene encoding WAT1-related protein At5g47470 has protein sequence MVQGASGGGWSSKVEEGVIVGGLLVVQCILAGYVVFVDHVLSLGANPLSLIVLGAVASSLFFLPFAVVLERKKWPSKISRTLMAQFVFIALGGTTVFQELMLLGIKKTTPAIASAMPNLSPGLIFIIAACFRLEKFDKGCKYTRAKILGTLVCLVGAMAMSFLQSPVSSSPQLTTTSYYDWILGCFYLFLAVVVLSIYTVLQAATLVSFPAPLTMCSVTSMMGAVFTAILQFIVDGKIDMGSPRIDETIISTIVLMGGGVVGGCVVFQTWCIGKRGPLLVSIFGPVQTVCSALLSALLFSQLLCLGSLAGMVLMFCGLYIVLWAKSKEGHSIIHLEGGDVEKALLS, from the exons ATGGTGCAAGGTGCGAGCGGCGGAGGATGGTCATCGAAAGTGGAGGAGGGGGTGATCGTGGGTGGGTTGCTGGTGGTGCAGTGCATCCTCGCCGGATACGTGGTGTTCGTGGACCATGTCCTCAGCCTTGGAGCCAACCCGCTGTCCCTCATCGTCctcggcgccgtcgcctcctccctcttcttccttcccttcgccgtcgtcctcgagAG GAAGAAATGGCCTTCCAAGATTTCTCGCACTCTCATGGCGCAATTCGTGTTCATAGCTCTTGGAGG AACAACGGTGTTTCAAGAACTGATGCTTCTGGGAATAAAGAAGACAACACCAGCTATCGCATCAGCCATGCCAAACTTGAGCCCTGGACTCATCTTCATCATTGCGGCTTGTTTCAG GTTGGAGAAGTTTGACAAGGGATGCAAGTACACAAGAGCCAAGATACTGGGAACGTTGGTGTGCTTGGTGGGAGCTATGGCCATGAGCTTCTTGCAGAGTCCCGTTTCGTCTTCTCCACAACTCACAACAACTAGTTACTATGACTGGATCCTTGGTTGCTTCTACCTTTTCCTGGCAGTAGTTGTTCTCTCTATCTACACGGTGCTCCAG GCAGCGACGTTGGTGAGCTTCCCTGCGCCATTGACGATGTGCAGCGTAACATCGATGATGGGCGCCGTCTTCACCGCGATCCTGCAGTTCATCGTGGACGGCAAGATCGACATGGGCTCGCCGAGAATCGATGAAACCATCATCTCAACGATCGTCCTGATG GGAGGAGGGGTGGTGGGCGGATGCGTGGTGTTTCAGACATGGTGCATCGGGAAAAGAGGACCTCTGCTCGTCTCTATCTTTGGCCCTGTGCAGACCGTCTGTTCTGCCCTCCTCtctgctcttctcttctcccagtTGCTCTGCCTCGGAAG CTTGGCAGGGATGGTGCTCATGTTCTGTGGGCTCTACATCGTCTTGTGGGCGAAGAGCAAGGAAGGTCATAGTATTATTCATTTGGAAGGTGGCGATGTTGAGAAGGCTCTTTTATCCTAA